The DNA region ACGAAGAGTCCTGCCCTGGCGAACTGTCCTCAGAAAAGGGGTGTATGCATAAGGGTCTATACGACAACTCCAAAGAAGCCGAATTCTGCCTTGAGAAAGGTTGCAAGGCTCAGGCTCACAAACAGCATGGAAGTCACTGCATATATTCCGGGTGTAGGGCATAACCTTCAGGAGCACTCTGTGGTTATGATGAGAGGAGGCAGGGTTAAAGACCTGCCCGGAGTGAGATACCATATTATAAGAGGAACACTGGATTCAGCAGGCGTGACCGATAGAAAAAGAGGAAGGTCCAAATATGGGGCAAAGAGGCCCAAGTAGGTAAGATGAGAAGAAAGGTTGTTGTAAAAAGAGAAACATTGCCTGACCCAAAATACGGCAGTAAGCTCGTTAGCAGGTTCATAAACATGATGCTCGAGGACGGCAAAAAGGCTGTGGCAGAAAAAATATTCTATGACGCATTTGAGATTATGAAGAAAAAGGCAGGCGATGACCCGCTTAAGGTTTTTAAGACTGCTGTGGATAATATTAAGCCTGCGATAGAGGTTAAGCCCAGAAGGGTTGGCGGTGCTACATATCAGGTGCCTGTAGAGATAAGACCCCAGAGGCGCACATCGCTTGCATTTAGATGGATTATAAGTTACGCAAGGGCAAGGGCTGAAAAGACAATGTCCGAGAAGCTCGCAGGAGAGCTTCTGGATGCACTTAACAACACAGGGGCTTCTATAAAGAAAAAAGAAGACACCCATAGAATGGCCGA from Nitrospirota bacterium includes:
- a CDS encoding 30S ribosomal protein S12, which codes for MPTVAQLVRHGRKSLERKTKSPALANCPQKRGVCIRVYTTTPKKPNSALRKVARLRLTNSMEVTAYIPGVGHNLQEHSVVMMRGGRVKDLPGVRYHIIRGTLDSAGVTDRKRGRSKYGAKRPK
- the rpsG gene encoding 30S ribosomal protein S7, with amino-acid sequence MRRKVVVKRETLPDPKYGSKLVSRFINMMLEDGKKAVAEKIFYDAFEIMKKKAGDDPLKVFKTAVDNIKPAIEVKPRRVGGATYQVPVEIRPQRRTSLAFRWIISYARARAEKTMSEKLAGELLDALNNTGASIKKKEDTHRMADANKAFAHYRW